Proteins encoded by one window of Streptomyces clavuligerus:
- the ileS gene encoding isoleucine--tRNA ligase → MTPPQYRQVPAQVDLPALEHAVLDFWRENKVFAQSVAQSEGRPEWVFYEGPPTANGMPGAHHIEARVFKDVFPRFRTMRGYHVARKAGWDCHGLPVELAVEKELGFSGKKDIEAYGIAEFNARCRESVTRHTDAFAELTTRMGYWVDLDDAYRTMEPEYIDSVWWSLKQIFDKGLLVQDHRVSPWCPRCGTGLSDHELAQGYETVVDPSVYVRFPLTSGPLAGEAALVVWTTTPWTLVSNTAVAAHPDVTYVVATDGTEQLVVAEPLLEKALGEGWESTGRTFTGAEMERWSYRRPFDLVEFPAPAHYVVNAEYVTTEDGTGLVHQSPAFGEDDLKVCRSYGLPVVNPIRPDGTFEEEIPLVGGVFFKKADEQLTADLDARGLLFRHIPYEHSYPHCWRCHTALLYYAQPSWYIRTTVIKDRLIEENERTNWFPDSVKHGRFGDWLNNNVDWALSRNRYWGTPLPVWRCEENHLTCVGSRAELSELTGRDQSALDPHRPFIDDVTFACPHEGCALTAVRVPEVIDAWYDSGSMPFAQYGYPYKNKELFEKRYPAQFISEAIDQTRGWFYTLMAVGTLVFDKSSYENVVCLGHILAEDGRKMSKHLGNILQPIPLMDQHGADAVRWFMAAGGSPWSARRVGHGTIQEVVRKTLLTYWNTVAFQALYARTSGWAPSPADPAPADRTVSDRWLLSELNALVDQVTQAMEAYDTQRAGKLLSSFVDDLSNWYVRRSRRRFWQGDKAALRTLHEVVETVTRLMAPLTPFITERVWQDLVVPVTPDAPPSVHLAGWPEADLSAIDPVLSQQMVLVRRLVELGRATRAESGVKTRQPLSRALVAASGFDALSPELRLQITEELNVSSLASLSEVGGSLVDTTAKANFRALGKRFGKRVQAVAKAVADADAAALSLALREGTASVEVEGETVTLAPDEVIITETPREGWSVASDSGATVALDLEITPELRLAGLARDAIRLIQEARKNSGLDVADRIAVVWEAGEAATAEALAEHSGLIADEVLATEFTRSAPDGTFGPAFTDESLALTFHLRKV, encoded by the coding sequence ATGACACCCCCGCAGTACCGTCAGGTGCCCGCCCAGGTCGACCTGCCCGCCCTTGAGCACGCGGTGCTCGACTTCTGGCGCGAGAACAAGGTCTTCGCCCAGAGCGTCGCGCAGTCCGAGGGCCGCCCCGAGTGGGTGTTCTACGAGGGCCCGCCGACCGCCAACGGCATGCCCGGCGCCCACCACATCGAGGCCCGGGTCTTCAAGGACGTCTTCCCCCGCTTCCGCACCATGCGCGGCTACCACGTGGCCCGCAAGGCGGGCTGGGACTGCCACGGCCTCCCCGTCGAGCTGGCCGTCGAGAAGGAACTGGGCTTCTCCGGCAAGAAGGACATCGAGGCGTACGGCATCGCCGAGTTCAACGCCAGGTGCCGCGAGTCGGTGACCCGGCACACGGACGCGTTCGCCGAGCTGACCACGCGGATGGGCTACTGGGTCGACCTGGACGACGCCTACCGCACCATGGAGCCCGAGTACATCGACTCCGTCTGGTGGTCCCTGAAGCAGATCTTCGACAAGGGGCTGCTCGTCCAGGACCACCGGGTCTCCCCCTGGTGCCCCCGCTGCGGCACCGGCCTCTCCGACCACGAGCTGGCCCAGGGGTACGAGACCGTCGTCGACCCCTCCGTCTATGTCCGCTTCCCGCTGACCTCCGGCCCGCTCGCGGGCGAGGCCGCGCTGGTGGTGTGGACGACGACCCCGTGGACCCTGGTGTCCAACACCGCGGTCGCCGCCCACCCGGACGTCACCTATGTGGTCGCGACCGACGGCACCGAGCAGCTCGTCGTGGCCGAGCCGCTGCTGGAGAAGGCGCTCGGCGAGGGCTGGGAGTCCACCGGCCGCACCTTCACCGGCGCCGAGATGGAGCGCTGGAGCTATCGGCGCCCCTTCGACCTGGTGGAGTTCCCGGCACCGGCGCACTACGTCGTCAACGCCGAGTACGTCACCACCGAGGACGGCACCGGTCTGGTCCACCAGTCCCCCGCCTTCGGTGAGGACGACCTCAAGGTCTGCCGCTCCTACGGCCTCCCGGTGGTCAACCCGATCCGCCCGGACGGCACCTTCGAGGAGGAGATCCCGCTCGTCGGCGGCGTCTTCTTCAAGAAGGCGGACGAGCAGCTCACCGCCGACCTGGACGCGCGCGGCCTGCTCTTCCGGCACATCCCGTACGAGCACAGCTATCCGCACTGCTGGCGCTGCCACACGGCGCTGCTGTACTACGCCCAGCCGTCCTGGTACATCCGGACCACCGTGATCAAGGACCGGCTGATCGAGGAGAACGAGCGGACCAACTGGTTCCCGGACTCCGTCAAGCACGGCCGCTTCGGCGACTGGCTCAACAACAACGTGGACTGGGCCCTCTCCCGCAACCGCTACTGGGGCACCCCGCTGCCGGTCTGGCGCTGCGAGGAGAACCACCTCACCTGCGTCGGCTCGCGCGCCGAGCTGTCGGAGCTGACCGGGCGGGACCAGTCGGCGCTCGACCCGCACCGGCCGTTCATCGACGACGTCACCTTCGCCTGCCCGCACGAGGGCTGCGCGCTCACGGCGGTCCGGGTCCCGGAGGTCATCGACGCCTGGTACGACTCGGGCTCGATGCCGTTCGCGCAGTACGGCTACCCGTACAAGAACAAGGAGCTGTTCGAGAAGCGCTACCCGGCGCAGTTCATCTCCGAGGCCATCGACCAGACCCGCGGCTGGTTCTACACCCTGATGGCGGTCGGCACCCTGGTGTTCGACAAGTCCTCCTACGAGAACGTCGTCTGTCTGGGGCACATCCTCGCCGAGGACGGCCGGAAGATGTCCAAGCACCTGGGCAACATCCTCCAGCCGATCCCCCTGATGGACCAGCACGGCGCGGACGCGGTGCGCTGGTTCATGGCCGCGGGCGGCTCCCCGTGGTCGGCGCGCCGGGTGGGCCACGGCACCATCCAGGAGGTCGTCCGCAAGACGCTGCTGACCTACTGGAACACGGTGGCCTTCCAGGCGCTGTACGCCCGGACCTCCGGCTGGGCCCCGTCACCGGCCGACCCGGCCCCGGCGGACCGCACCGTTTCGGACCGCTGGCTGCTGAGCGAGCTGAACGCGCTGGTGGACCAGGTCACGCAGGCGATGGAGGCGTACGACACCCAGCGCGCCGGAAAGCTGCTGTCCTCGTTCGTCGACGATCTGTCCAACTGGTACGTCCGCCGCTCGCGGCGCCGGTTCTGGCAGGGCGACAAGGCGGCGCTGCGCACGCTGCACGAGGTCGTCGAGACCGTGACCCGGCTGATGGCCCCGCTCACCCCGTTCATCACCGAACGGGTCTGGCAGGACCTGGTGGTGCCGGTGACGCCGGACGCGCCCCCGTCGGTGCATCTGGCCGGCTGGCCCGAGGCGGATCTGTCGGCGATCGACCCGGTGCTGTCCCAGCAGATGGTGCTCGTGCGCCGACTGGTGGAGCTGGGCCGCGCGACCCGGGCCGAGTCCGGGGTCAAGACGCGTCAGCCGCTGTCCCGCGCGCTGGTCGCGGCGAGCGGTTTCGACGCCCTCTCCCCCGAGCTGCGCCTCCAGATCACCGAGGAGCTGAACGTCTCCTCGCTGGCCTCGCTCTCGGAGGTGGGCGGCTCACTGGTCGACACCACCGCGAAGGCCAACTTCCGCGCGCTCGGCAAGCGGTTCGGCAAGCGGGTGCAGGCGGTGGCGAAGGCCGTCGCCGATGCGGACGCCGCCGCGCTCTCGCTGGCGCTGCGCGAGGGCACGGCCTCGGTGGAGGTCGAGGGTGAGACCGTCACCCTCGCCCCGGACGAGGTGATCATCACGGAGACCCCGCGCGAGGGCTGGTCGGTGGCCTCGGACTCGGGCGCCACGGTCGCCCTGGATCTGGAGATCACCCCCGAGCTGCGGCTCGCGGGGCTGGCGCGGGACGCGATCCGGCTGATCCAGGAGGCCCGTAAGAACAGCGGTCTGGATGTGGCGGACCGGATCGCCGTGGTGTGGGAGGCCGGGGAGGCCGCCACCGCCGAGGCCCTGGCGGAGCACTCCGGTCTGATCGCCGATGAGG